In Oncorhynchus masou masou isolate Uvic2021 chromosome 10, UVic_Omas_1.1, whole genome shotgun sequence, a single genomic region encodes these proteins:
- the LOC135547220 gene encoding dynein, cytoplasmic 1, intermediate chain 2a isoform X1, with the protein MSDKSELKAELERKKQRLAQIREEKKRKEDERKKKEADLKKDAAPLDDSDLEKKRRETDALLQSMGITSADAPVVPPPMSPTSKSVGTPSEAGSQDSGDGAVGSRTLHWDSDPSTLQLHSDSELGRGPLKLGMAKITHVDFPPKETVSYTKETQTPVTTQQKEEEDDEEEIAPPQPVLEIQMEKTDQKEEEEAPPQELTEEEKLQILHSSEFITFFDHSTRIVERALSQHVDVFFDYSGREMEEKEGEIQAGAKLFLNRQFADERWSKHRVVTCLDWSPQYPELLVASYNNNEEAPHEPDGVALVWNMKYKKNTPEYVFHCQSAVMSVAFARFHPNLVVGGTYSGQIVLWDNRSNKRTPVQRTPLSAAAHTHPVYCVNVVGTQNAHNLISISTDGKMCSWSLDMLSQPQDSLELVFRQSKAVAVTSMSFPLGDVNNFVVGSEDGSVYMACRHGSKAGISEMFEGHHGPITGIDCHTATGPVDFSHLFVTSSFDWTVKLWSTKNNKPLYSFEDNSDYVYDVMWSPTHPALFACVDGVGHLDLWNLNNDTEVPTASTTVEGNPALNRVRWAHSGKEIAVGDSDGQILVYDVGEQIAVPRNDEWTRFVRTLAEINENRDDAEELAAQRLSA; encoded by the exons ATGTCAGACAAAAGCGAGCTGAAAGCGGAGCTTGAACGGAAGAAGCAACGCCTGGCTCAGATCAGGGAGGAGAAAAAAAGGAAGGAAGATGAGCGCAAAAAGAAAGAG GCTGACCTGAAGAAAGATGCCGCCCCACTGGATGACTCTGATTTGGAGAAAAAGAGACGTGAGACAGATGCCCTTCTACAGAGCATGGGCATCACATCAGCTGATGCCCCTGTTG tccctcctcccaTGTCGCCAACCTCCAAATCTGTGGGCACACCAAGCGAGGCAGGGAGCCAAGACTCGGGCGACGGCGCCGTGGGATCCAG GACTCTACACTGGGACTCTGACCCGTCTACTCTTCAGCTTCACTCTGACTCCGAGCTGGG GCGTGGACCTCTGAAGCTGGGCATGGCCAAGATCACCCATGTTGACTTCCCTCCAAAAGAGACGGTGTCGTACACCAAGGAGACCCAGACGCCTGTGACCACCCAGCAGAAAGAAG AGGAAGACGATGAGGAGGAGATCGCTCCACCACAACCAGTGCTTGAgatccaaatggagaaaacagaccagaaagaggaggaggaag CACCTCCACAGGAGCTGACTGAGGAGGAGAAGCTGCAGATCCTCCACTCCTCAGAGTTCATAACCTTCTTTGACCACAGCACCCGCATCGTGGAGAGGGCCCTGTCCCAACACGTGGACGTCTTCTTCGACTACAGTGGccgggagatggaggagaaggaagg TGAGATCCAAGCTGGGGCCAAGCTGTTTCTGAACAGACAGTTTGCGGACGAGCGCTGGTCTAAGCATCGCGTGGTCACCTGTCTGGACTGGTCCCCTCAG TATCCTGAGCTGCTGGTTGCCTCATACAACAACAACGAGGAAGCCCCCCACGAGCCGGACGGGGTGGCCCTGGTCTGGAACATGAAGTACAAGAAGAACACGCCGGAATACGTCTTCCACTGCCAG TCTGCAGTGATGTCGGTCGCTTTTGCCAGGTTCCACCCTAACCTGGTGGTGGGGGGCACCTACTCGGGGCAGATCGTTCTGTGGGACAACAGGAGCAACAAGAGGACCCCCGTGCAGAGGACCCCTCTGTCAGCAGCAGCTCACACG CACCCAGTGTACTGTGTGAATGTGGTGGGCACCCAGAATGCCCACAACCTCATTAGCATCTCTACCGATGGCAAGATGTGTTCCTGGAGCCTGGACATGCTGTCTCAACCGCAG GACAGCCTGGAGCTGGTGTTCAGGCAGTCGAAGGCCGTCGCTGTCACCTCCATGTCTTTCCCCCTCGGAGATGTCAACAACTTTGTGGTGGGGAGCGAGGACGGGTCCGTCTACATGGCGTGTCGCCATGGAAG TAAAGCAGGGATCAGTGAGATGTTTGAGGGCCACCACGGGCCTATCACAGGGATAGACTGTCACACAGCGACCGGGCCCGTCGACTTCTCCCACCTGTTTGTCACCTCCTCCTTTGACTGGACCGTCAAGCTGTGGAGCACCAAG AACAACAAGCCACTGTACTCGTTCGAGGACAACTCGGATTACGTCTATGACGTCATGTGGTCCCCCACTCACCCGGCTCTGTTCGCGTGTGTGGATGGAGTGGGCCATCTTGATCTGTGGAACCTCAACAACGACACTGAG gttCCTACAGCCAGTACCACAGTGGAGGGGAACCCAGCCCTGAACCGCGTGCGCTGGGCCCACTCTGGCAAAGAGATAGCCGTGGGAGACTCTGATGGACAGATCCTGGTCTATGATGTTGGAGAG caaatCGCTGTTCCACGCAACGACGAGTGGACCCGTTTTGTCCGAACCCTGGCGGAGATCAACGAGAACCGGGATGACGCCGAGGAGCTTGCCGCTCAGCGCCTCTCTGCTTGA
- the LOC135547220 gene encoding dynein, cytoplasmic 1, intermediate chain 2a isoform X2, translating to MSDKSELKAELERKKQRLAQIREEKKRKEDERKKKEADLKKDAAPLDDSDLEKKRRETDALLQSMGITSADAPVVPPPMSPTSKSVGTPSEAGSQDSGDGAVGSRRGPLKLGMAKITHVDFPPKETVSYTKETQTPVTTQQKEEEDDEEEIAPPQPVLEIQMEKTDQKEEEEAPPQELTEEEKLQILHSSEFITFFDHSTRIVERALSQHVDVFFDYSGREMEEKEGEIQAGAKLFLNRQFADERWSKHRVVTCLDWSPQYPELLVASYNNNEEAPHEPDGVALVWNMKYKKNTPEYVFHCQSAVMSVAFARFHPNLVVGGTYSGQIVLWDNRSNKRTPVQRTPLSAAAHTHPVYCVNVVGTQNAHNLISISTDGKMCSWSLDMLSQPQDSLELVFRQSKAVAVTSMSFPLGDVNNFVVGSEDGSVYMACRHGSKAGISEMFEGHHGPITGIDCHTATGPVDFSHLFVTSSFDWTVKLWSTKNNKPLYSFEDNSDYVYDVMWSPTHPALFACVDGVGHLDLWNLNNDTEVPTASTTVEGNPALNRVRWAHSGKEIAVGDSDGQILVYDVGEQIAVPRNDEWTRFVRTLAEINENRDDAEELAAQRLSA from the exons ATGTCAGACAAAAGCGAGCTGAAAGCGGAGCTTGAACGGAAGAAGCAACGCCTGGCTCAGATCAGGGAGGAGAAAAAAAGGAAGGAAGATGAGCGCAAAAAGAAAGAG GCTGACCTGAAGAAAGATGCCGCCCCACTGGATGACTCTGATTTGGAGAAAAAGAGACGTGAGACAGATGCCCTTCTACAGAGCATGGGCATCACATCAGCTGATGCCCCTGTTG tccctcctcccaTGTCGCCAACCTCCAAATCTGTGGGCACACCAAGCGAGGCAGGGAGCCAAGACTCGGGCGACGGCGCCGTGGGATCCAG GCGTGGACCTCTGAAGCTGGGCATGGCCAAGATCACCCATGTTGACTTCCCTCCAAAAGAGACGGTGTCGTACACCAAGGAGACCCAGACGCCTGTGACCACCCAGCAGAAAGAAG AGGAAGACGATGAGGAGGAGATCGCTCCACCACAACCAGTGCTTGAgatccaaatggagaaaacagaccagaaagaggaggaggaag CACCTCCACAGGAGCTGACTGAGGAGGAGAAGCTGCAGATCCTCCACTCCTCAGAGTTCATAACCTTCTTTGACCACAGCACCCGCATCGTGGAGAGGGCCCTGTCCCAACACGTGGACGTCTTCTTCGACTACAGTGGccgggagatggaggagaaggaagg TGAGATCCAAGCTGGGGCCAAGCTGTTTCTGAACAGACAGTTTGCGGACGAGCGCTGGTCTAAGCATCGCGTGGTCACCTGTCTGGACTGGTCCCCTCAG TATCCTGAGCTGCTGGTTGCCTCATACAACAACAACGAGGAAGCCCCCCACGAGCCGGACGGGGTGGCCCTGGTCTGGAACATGAAGTACAAGAAGAACACGCCGGAATACGTCTTCCACTGCCAG TCTGCAGTGATGTCGGTCGCTTTTGCCAGGTTCCACCCTAACCTGGTGGTGGGGGGCACCTACTCGGGGCAGATCGTTCTGTGGGACAACAGGAGCAACAAGAGGACCCCCGTGCAGAGGACCCCTCTGTCAGCAGCAGCTCACACG CACCCAGTGTACTGTGTGAATGTGGTGGGCACCCAGAATGCCCACAACCTCATTAGCATCTCTACCGATGGCAAGATGTGTTCCTGGAGCCTGGACATGCTGTCTCAACCGCAG GACAGCCTGGAGCTGGTGTTCAGGCAGTCGAAGGCCGTCGCTGTCACCTCCATGTCTTTCCCCCTCGGAGATGTCAACAACTTTGTGGTGGGGAGCGAGGACGGGTCCGTCTACATGGCGTGTCGCCATGGAAG TAAAGCAGGGATCAGTGAGATGTTTGAGGGCCACCACGGGCCTATCACAGGGATAGACTGTCACACAGCGACCGGGCCCGTCGACTTCTCCCACCTGTTTGTCACCTCCTCCTTTGACTGGACCGTCAAGCTGTGGAGCACCAAG AACAACAAGCCACTGTACTCGTTCGAGGACAACTCGGATTACGTCTATGACGTCATGTGGTCCCCCACTCACCCGGCTCTGTTCGCGTGTGTGGATGGAGTGGGCCATCTTGATCTGTGGAACCTCAACAACGACACTGAG gttCCTACAGCCAGTACCACAGTGGAGGGGAACCCAGCCCTGAACCGCGTGCGCTGGGCCCACTCTGGCAAAGAGATAGCCGTGGGAGACTCTGATGGACAGATCCTGGTCTATGATGTTGGAGAG caaatCGCTGTTCCACGCAACGACGAGTGGACCCGTTTTGTCCGAACCCTGGCGGAGATCAACGAGAACCGGGATGACGCCGAGGAGCTTGCCGCTCAGCGCCTCTCTGCTTGA
- the LOC135547219 gene encoding electrogenic aspartate/glutamate antiporter SLC25A12, mitochondrial-like isoform X2, giving the protein MSPRDFVQNFLGLHNQPDHNRKTVQLIAGVADTSKDGLISFQEFLAFESVLCVPDALFIVAFQLFDKTGTGDISFANVRDIFSQTTVHHHIPFNWDCEFIRLHFGSDRKKNLSYLEFTQFLQELQLEHARQAFAQKDKSKSGTISAMDFSDIMATIRHHMLTPFVEENLVSAAGGSTSHMVSFSYFNAFNALLNNMELIRKIYSTLAGTYKDTLVTKEEFVSAANKFGQINPMEIDILYQLSGLHAHSGKLNLADIERIAPLEEGALPYHLAEIQRQQAHGDPHRSVLLQAAESAYRFGLGALAGATGATAVYPIDLVKTRMQNQRSTSSFVGELMYKNSFDCAKKVLRYEGFFGFYRGLVPQLIGVAPEKAIKLTMNDFVRDKFTTEDNTIPLFAEVLAGATAGGSQVIFTNPLEIVKIRLQVAGEITTSRRVGALTVVRDLGLFGLYKGAKACFLRDIPFSAIYFPVYAHTKAEFADEQGRIGPLQLLTAGAIAGIPAASLVTPADVVKTRLQVAARAGQTTYNGVIDCFGKIIAEEGFRALWKGAGARVCRSSPQFGVTLVTYELLQRWFYIDFGGHRPTGSEPTPKSRISDLPPVSADHVGGYRLAAATFAGVENKFGLHLPKFKSSGALSVSQVPAVPKKEPTAS; this is encoded by the exons ATGTCCCCCAGGGACTTTGTGCAGAACTTCCTGGGTCTGCACAACCAGCCCGACCACAACCGCAAGACTGTGCAGCTGATCGCTGGAGTAGCCGACACCAGCAAGGATGG ACTGATCTCTTTCCAGGAGTTTCTGGCCTTTGAATCGGTTCTGTGTGTCCCGGATGCCCTTTTCATAGTTGCCTTTCAGTTGTTTGACAAGACTGGCACAGGGGACATCTCATTTG CCAATGTGCGGGACATCTTCAGCCAGACCACAGTGCACCACCACATCCCCTTCAACTGGGACTGTGAGTTCATCAGGCTCCACTTTGGCAGTGACAGAAAGAAGAATCTCAGCTACTTGGAGTTCACCCAGTTTCTGCAG gagctgcagttggaGCATGCCCGCCAGGCCTTCGCCCAGAAGGATAAGAGCAAGAGCGGTACCATCTCTGCCATGGACTTCAGCGACATCATGGCCACCATCCGCCACCATATGCTCACCCCGTTTGTGGAGGAGAACCTGGTCTCA GCGGCTGGAGGCAGCACTTCCCACATGGTGAGCTTCTCCTACTTCAATGCCTTCAACGCCCTCCTTAACAACATGGAGCTGATCCGCAAGATCTACAGCACACTAGCTGGCACATACAAGGATACCCTCGTCACCAAAG AAGAGTTTGTTAGTGCTGCCAACAAGTTTGGTCAGATCAATCCAATGGAGATTGACATCTTGTACCAGCTCTCTGGCCTCCACGCTCATTCTGG AAAGCTCAACTTGGCCGACATCGAGAGGATAGCACCATTGGAGGAGGGCGCACTCCCATACCACCTGGCTGAGATCCAAAGACAG CAAGCTCACGGGGATCCACATCGGTCTGTCTTGCTCCAGGCTGCAGAGTCTGCTTACAGGTTCGGTCTGGGCGCACTCGCTGGAG CCACGGGTGCGACGGCTGTGTACCCCATTGACCTGGTGAAGACCCGTATGCAGAACCAGCGCTCCACCAGCTCCTTCGTAGGAGAGCTCATGTACAAGAACAGCTTCGACTGTGCCAAGAAAGTGCTCCGATATGAGGGATTCTTTGGATTCTACAGAG GTCTCGTACCACAGCTTATCGGTGTTGCCCCGGAGAAAGCGATCAAACTCACG ATGAATGACTTTGTAAGAGACAAATTCACCACAGAGGATAACACCATTCCCCTGTTTGCAGAAGTCCTGGCTGGTGCCACT GCCGGAGGCTCCCAGGTGATCTTCACCAACCCTCTGGAGATAGTCAAGATCCGTCTCCAGGTGGCCGGAGAGATCACCACGTCCCGCAGGGTCGGTGCCCTGACCGTGGTCAGGGACCTGGGCCTCTTTGGCCTTTACAAG GGAGCAAAAGCCTGTTTTCTGCGTGACATCCCATTCTCTGCCATCTACTTCCCGGTGTACGCCCACACCAAGGCTGAGTTTGCAGACGAACAGGGCAGAATTGGGCCTTTGCAGCTGCTCACTGCTGGTGCCATAGCAG GTATACCTGCTGCCTCCCTTGTGACCCCTGCCGATGTCGTCAAGACCAGGCTTCAGGTGGCGGCCCGCGCAGGCCAGACCACATACAACGGAGTCATAGACTGCTTTGGGAAGATCATTGCTGAGGAGGGCTTCAGGGCCCTGTGGAAGGGAGCAGGAG CCCGTGTCTGCAGGTCCTCGCCACAGTTTGGTGTAACCTTGGTGACTTATGAACTCTTGCAGAGATGGTTCTACATTGACTTCGGAGGACA TCGCCCCACCGGCTCTGAGCCAACTCCTAAGTCGAGGATCTCAGACCTTCCCCCTGTAAGTGCCGACCACGTAGGAGGCTACCGTCTGGCTGCTGCCACATTCGCTGGCGTGGAGAATAAGTTTGGTCTACACCTGCCCAAGTTCAAGTCTTCTGGTGCGTTGTCTGTTAGCCAAGTCCCAGCAGTGCCCAAAAAGGAGCCTACAGCTTCGTAG
- the LOC135547219 gene encoding electrogenic aspartate/glutamate antiporter SLC25A12, mitochondrial-like isoform X1, which produces MAVKVETTARGDSNELRTIFLKHASVVEDGEHYMSPRDFVQNFLGLHNQPDHNRKTVQLIAGVADTSKDGLISFQEFLAFESVLCVPDALFIVAFQLFDKTGTGDISFANVRDIFSQTTVHHHIPFNWDCEFIRLHFGSDRKKNLSYLEFTQFLQELQLEHARQAFAQKDKSKSGTISAMDFSDIMATIRHHMLTPFVEENLVSAAGGSTSHMVSFSYFNAFNALLNNMELIRKIYSTLAGTYKDTLVTKEEFVSAANKFGQINPMEIDILYQLSGLHAHSGKLNLADIERIAPLEEGALPYHLAEIQRQQAHGDPHRSVLLQAAESAYRFGLGALAGATGATAVYPIDLVKTRMQNQRSTSSFVGELMYKNSFDCAKKVLRYEGFFGFYRGLVPQLIGVAPEKAIKLTMNDFVRDKFTTEDNTIPLFAEVLAGATAGGSQVIFTNPLEIVKIRLQVAGEITTSRRVGALTVVRDLGLFGLYKGAKACFLRDIPFSAIYFPVYAHTKAEFADEQGRIGPLQLLTAGAIAGIPAASLVTPADVVKTRLQVAARAGQTTYNGVIDCFGKIIAEEGFRALWKGAGARVCRSSPQFGVTLVTYELLQRWFYIDFGGHRPTGSEPTPKSRISDLPPVSADHVGGYRLAAATFAGVENKFGLHLPKFKSSGALSVSQVPAVPKKEPTAS; this is translated from the exons CATGCCAGTGTGGTTGAGGACGGGGAGCATTACATGTCCCCCAGGGACTTTGTGCAGAACTTCCTGGGTCTGCACAACCAGCCCGACCACAACCGCAAGACTGTGCAGCTGATCGCTGGAGTAGCCGACACCAGCAAGGATGG ACTGATCTCTTTCCAGGAGTTTCTGGCCTTTGAATCGGTTCTGTGTGTCCCGGATGCCCTTTTCATAGTTGCCTTTCAGTTGTTTGACAAGACTGGCACAGGGGACATCTCATTTG CCAATGTGCGGGACATCTTCAGCCAGACCACAGTGCACCACCACATCCCCTTCAACTGGGACTGTGAGTTCATCAGGCTCCACTTTGGCAGTGACAGAAAGAAGAATCTCAGCTACTTGGAGTTCACCCAGTTTCTGCAG gagctgcagttggaGCATGCCCGCCAGGCCTTCGCCCAGAAGGATAAGAGCAAGAGCGGTACCATCTCTGCCATGGACTTCAGCGACATCATGGCCACCATCCGCCACCATATGCTCACCCCGTTTGTGGAGGAGAACCTGGTCTCA GCGGCTGGAGGCAGCACTTCCCACATGGTGAGCTTCTCCTACTTCAATGCCTTCAACGCCCTCCTTAACAACATGGAGCTGATCCGCAAGATCTACAGCACACTAGCTGGCACATACAAGGATACCCTCGTCACCAAAG AAGAGTTTGTTAGTGCTGCCAACAAGTTTGGTCAGATCAATCCAATGGAGATTGACATCTTGTACCAGCTCTCTGGCCTCCACGCTCATTCTGG AAAGCTCAACTTGGCCGACATCGAGAGGATAGCACCATTGGAGGAGGGCGCACTCCCATACCACCTGGCTGAGATCCAAAGACAG CAAGCTCACGGGGATCCACATCGGTCTGTCTTGCTCCAGGCTGCAGAGTCTGCTTACAGGTTCGGTCTGGGCGCACTCGCTGGAG CCACGGGTGCGACGGCTGTGTACCCCATTGACCTGGTGAAGACCCGTATGCAGAACCAGCGCTCCACCAGCTCCTTCGTAGGAGAGCTCATGTACAAGAACAGCTTCGACTGTGCCAAGAAAGTGCTCCGATATGAGGGATTCTTTGGATTCTACAGAG GTCTCGTACCACAGCTTATCGGTGTTGCCCCGGAGAAAGCGATCAAACTCACG ATGAATGACTTTGTAAGAGACAAATTCACCACAGAGGATAACACCATTCCCCTGTTTGCAGAAGTCCTGGCTGGTGCCACT GCCGGAGGCTCCCAGGTGATCTTCACCAACCCTCTGGAGATAGTCAAGATCCGTCTCCAGGTGGCCGGAGAGATCACCACGTCCCGCAGGGTCGGTGCCCTGACCGTGGTCAGGGACCTGGGCCTCTTTGGCCTTTACAAG GGAGCAAAAGCCTGTTTTCTGCGTGACATCCCATTCTCTGCCATCTACTTCCCGGTGTACGCCCACACCAAGGCTGAGTTTGCAGACGAACAGGGCAGAATTGGGCCTTTGCAGCTGCTCACTGCTGGTGCCATAGCAG GTATACCTGCTGCCTCCCTTGTGACCCCTGCCGATGTCGTCAAGACCAGGCTTCAGGTGGCGGCCCGCGCAGGCCAGACCACATACAACGGAGTCATAGACTGCTTTGGGAAGATCATTGCTGAGGAGGGCTTCAGGGCCCTGTGGAAGGGAGCAGGAG CCCGTGTCTGCAGGTCCTCGCCACAGTTTGGTGTAACCTTGGTGACTTATGAACTCTTGCAGAGATGGTTCTACATTGACTTCGGAGGACA TCGCCCCACCGGCTCTGAGCCAACTCCTAAGTCGAGGATCTCAGACCTTCCCCCTGTAAGTGCCGACCACGTAGGAGGCTACCGTCTGGCTGCTGCCACATTCGCTGGCGTGGAGAATAAGTTTGGTCTACACCTGCCCAAGTTCAAGTCTTCTGGTGCGTTGTCTGTTAGCCAAGTCCCAGCAGTGCCCAAAAAGGAGCCTACAGCTTCGTAG
- the LOC135547219 gene encoding electrogenic aspartate/glutamate antiporter SLC25A12, mitochondrial-like isoform X3, which yields MANVRDIFSQTTVHHHIPFNWDCEFIRLHFGSDRKKNLSYLEFTQFLQELQLEHARQAFAQKDKSKSGTISAMDFSDIMATIRHHMLTPFVEENLVSAAGGSTSHMVSFSYFNAFNALLNNMELIRKIYSTLAGTYKDTLVTKEEFVSAANKFGQINPMEIDILYQLSGLHAHSGKLNLADIERIAPLEEGALPYHLAEIQRQQAHGDPHRSVLLQAAESAYRFGLGALAGATGATAVYPIDLVKTRMQNQRSTSSFVGELMYKNSFDCAKKVLRYEGFFGFYRGLVPQLIGVAPEKAIKLTMNDFVRDKFTTEDNTIPLFAEVLAGATAGGSQVIFTNPLEIVKIRLQVAGEITTSRRVGALTVVRDLGLFGLYKGAKACFLRDIPFSAIYFPVYAHTKAEFADEQGRIGPLQLLTAGAIAGIPAASLVTPADVVKTRLQVAARAGQTTYNGVIDCFGKIIAEEGFRALWKGAGARVCRSSPQFGVTLVTYELLQRWFYIDFGGHRPTGSEPTPKSRISDLPPVSADHVGGYRLAAATFAGVENKFGLHLPKFKSSGALSVSQVPAVPKKEPTAS from the exons ATGG CCAATGTGCGGGACATCTTCAGCCAGACCACAGTGCACCACCACATCCCCTTCAACTGGGACTGTGAGTTCATCAGGCTCCACTTTGGCAGTGACAGAAAGAAGAATCTCAGCTACTTGGAGTTCACCCAGTTTCTGCAG gagctgcagttggaGCATGCCCGCCAGGCCTTCGCCCAGAAGGATAAGAGCAAGAGCGGTACCATCTCTGCCATGGACTTCAGCGACATCATGGCCACCATCCGCCACCATATGCTCACCCCGTTTGTGGAGGAGAACCTGGTCTCA GCGGCTGGAGGCAGCACTTCCCACATGGTGAGCTTCTCCTACTTCAATGCCTTCAACGCCCTCCTTAACAACATGGAGCTGATCCGCAAGATCTACAGCACACTAGCTGGCACATACAAGGATACCCTCGTCACCAAAG AAGAGTTTGTTAGTGCTGCCAACAAGTTTGGTCAGATCAATCCAATGGAGATTGACATCTTGTACCAGCTCTCTGGCCTCCACGCTCATTCTGG AAAGCTCAACTTGGCCGACATCGAGAGGATAGCACCATTGGAGGAGGGCGCACTCCCATACCACCTGGCTGAGATCCAAAGACAG CAAGCTCACGGGGATCCACATCGGTCTGTCTTGCTCCAGGCTGCAGAGTCTGCTTACAGGTTCGGTCTGGGCGCACTCGCTGGAG CCACGGGTGCGACGGCTGTGTACCCCATTGACCTGGTGAAGACCCGTATGCAGAACCAGCGCTCCACCAGCTCCTTCGTAGGAGAGCTCATGTACAAGAACAGCTTCGACTGTGCCAAGAAAGTGCTCCGATATGAGGGATTCTTTGGATTCTACAGAG GTCTCGTACCACAGCTTATCGGTGTTGCCCCGGAGAAAGCGATCAAACTCACG ATGAATGACTTTGTAAGAGACAAATTCACCACAGAGGATAACACCATTCCCCTGTTTGCAGAAGTCCTGGCTGGTGCCACT GCCGGAGGCTCCCAGGTGATCTTCACCAACCCTCTGGAGATAGTCAAGATCCGTCTCCAGGTGGCCGGAGAGATCACCACGTCCCGCAGGGTCGGTGCCCTGACCGTGGTCAGGGACCTGGGCCTCTTTGGCCTTTACAAG GGAGCAAAAGCCTGTTTTCTGCGTGACATCCCATTCTCTGCCATCTACTTCCCGGTGTACGCCCACACCAAGGCTGAGTTTGCAGACGAACAGGGCAGAATTGGGCCTTTGCAGCTGCTCACTGCTGGTGCCATAGCAG GTATACCTGCTGCCTCCCTTGTGACCCCTGCCGATGTCGTCAAGACCAGGCTTCAGGTGGCGGCCCGCGCAGGCCAGACCACATACAACGGAGTCATAGACTGCTTTGGGAAGATCATTGCTGAGGAGGGCTTCAGGGCCCTGTGGAAGGGAGCAGGAG CCCGTGTCTGCAGGTCCTCGCCACAGTTTGGTGTAACCTTGGTGACTTATGAACTCTTGCAGAGATGGTTCTACATTGACTTCGGAGGACA TCGCCCCACCGGCTCTGAGCCAACTCCTAAGTCGAGGATCTCAGACCTTCCCCCTGTAAGTGCCGACCACGTAGGAGGCTACCGTCTGGCTGCTGCCACATTCGCTGGCGTGGAGAATAAGTTTGGTCTACACCTGCCCAAGTTCAAGTCTTCTGGTGCGTTGTCTGTTAGCCAAGTCCCAGCAGTGCCCAAAAAGGAGCCTACAGCTTCGTAG